A window from Mycolicibacterium tokaiense encodes these proteins:
- a CDS encoding DUF732 domain-containing protein, with translation MRGIVAALGVSVLLLGAAPTAAADPDEAFAEQLHTFGIYGQKDFNAWIGKIMCKRLRNGHDRDAFASAAFVHAQLQKGSTTDQAWQFVGAGIPIYCPDQMFVLQQAADRSGR, from the coding sequence ATCCGGGGAATCGTTGCCGCGCTCGGTGTTTCGGTGCTGTTGCTCGGTGCTGCGCCGACGGCGGCCGCTGATCCCGATGAGGCCTTCGCCGAGCAGTTGCACACCTTCGGGATCTACGGGCAGAAGGACTTCAACGCCTGGATCGGCAAAATCATGTGCAAGCGGCTGCGCAACGGCCACGACCGGGATGCCTTCGCCTCGGCAGCTTTTGTGCATGCGCAGTTGCAGAAGGGGTCCACCACGGATCAGGCCTGGCAGTTCGTCGGTGCCGGCATCCCGATCTACTGCCCCGACCAGATGTTCGTGTTGCAGCAGGCTGCCGATCGGAGTGGACGATGA
- a CDS encoding MmpS family transport accessory protein: MITVVKRVWLPVLVVAAVVIGALAVSNLRSVFGSDGAVVTPVDADTAENFNPKVVTYEVFGTGSTATINYADLDGTPQRTGEVSLPWSLTLETTLPSVMPNIMAQGNGQSISCRVTVDDEVKDERTADGVNAATYCLVKAA, from the coding sequence GTGATCACCGTCGTCAAGCGGGTGTGGTTGCCCGTCCTGGTGGTGGCTGCGGTGGTCATCGGCGCCCTGGCGGTGTCGAATCTGCGCTCGGTCTTCGGTTCGGACGGTGCCGTCGTGACACCGGTGGACGCAGACACCGCCGAGAACTTCAACCCCAAGGTCGTCACCTACGAGGTCTTCGGCACCGGATCGACGGCCACCATCAACTATGCCGACCTCGATGGCACCCCGCAGCGCACCGGCGAAGTGAGTCTGCCCTGGTCTCTGACCTTGGAAACGACTCTGCCGTCGGTGATGCCGAACATCATGGCCCAGGGCAACGGCCAATCCATCAGCTGCCGCGTCACCGTCGATGACGAGGTGAAAGACGAAAGGACGGCTGACGGAGTGAATGCCGCCACCTACTGCCTGGTGAAGGCAGCATGA
- a CDS encoding RND family transporter, with the protein MTITDAPTNPMPAARHTKRPALPRFIRMFAVPIVLIWIVIVALLNTVVPQLEEVGKLRAVSMSPNDAPSLIATKHVGEKFQEYDTSSSVMIVVEGDEPLGPDAHTYYDNIVRELNADTTHVQHVMDFWGDTLTAAGAQSIDGKAAYVQVYIAGDQGEALANESVQTVRDIVDGNEAPPGVKAYVTGPAALTTDQNIVGDASMKTIESVTIGIIIVMLLIIYRSFVTTLVTMAMVFVGLLSARGIVSFLGFYEVFGLTTFATSMVVTLAIAAATDYAIFLIGRYQEARRNGMDRESAYYDMFHGTAHVVLASGLTIAGATLCLHFTRLPYFQSMGIPLAVGMTIVVAAALTLGPALISIVTRFGKVLEPKRGARARGWRRLGAATVRWPGAILVMALVLCMVGLLTLPGYHTTYNDRIYLPDDVPANVGYAAADRHFSDAKMNPDLVMVEADHDMRNPADFLVIEKIAKALTRVHGIASVTTITRPDGKPIKHASLAYTVSQSGTGQLMNNDFQQTVLENTLQQANEMQVTIDSMEKMQSITLELADVTRRMADKMADTSVNLNEVRDSLANFDDQFRPLRNYFYWEPHCYDIPMCWALRSIFESLDGISTMSDDFAEIVPDLERMAQLTPQMAALMPAMIQTMKNQKQIMLNQYQAQKMQQDQNIAMQQDNTAMGEAFDTARNDDTFYLPPEAFETADFQRGMKLMMSPDGQAVRFTVFHQGDPLSEAGTERIEPMRVAAADAIKGTPLEGSTVYVGGSAATYKDMQQGADYDLLIAAVASLILIFLIMVILTRAVAAAAVIVGTVVLSLGTSFGLSVLLWQHVVGIPLGWMVLPMSVIVLLAVGADYNLLLVSRMKEEIGAGLNTGIIRSMAGTGSVVTAAGFVFAFTMIGMLVSDMIVIGQVGSTIGLGLLFDTLVVRSLMTPSIAALMGKWFWWPLHVRPRPKPQPWPAARPAEVVS; encoded by the coding sequence ATGACGATCACAGACGCGCCGACCAACCCCATGCCGGCTGCCAGGCACACCAAGCGCCCGGCGCTGCCGCGCTTCATCCGGATGTTCGCGGTCCCGATCGTCCTGATCTGGATCGTCATCGTCGCGCTGCTCAACACCGTGGTCCCGCAGCTCGAAGAGGTCGGCAAGCTGCGCGCGGTGTCCATGAGCCCCAACGATGCACCGTCGCTGATCGCCACCAAGCACGTCGGCGAGAAGTTCCAGGAGTACGACACCTCGAGCTCGGTGATGATCGTCGTCGAAGGCGACGAGCCGCTGGGCCCGGACGCCCACACGTACTACGACAACATCGTCCGCGAACTGAACGCCGACACCACGCACGTCCAGCACGTCATGGACTTCTGGGGTGACACGCTGACGGCGGCCGGAGCACAGAGCATCGACGGCAAAGCCGCCTACGTCCAGGTGTACATCGCCGGTGACCAGGGTGAGGCCCTGGCCAACGAATCGGTGCAGACGGTGCGCGACATCGTCGACGGAAACGAAGCGCCACCCGGGGTGAAGGCCTACGTCACCGGACCCGCGGCTCTGACCACCGACCAGAACATCGTCGGCGATGCCAGCATGAAAACCATTGAGAGCGTGACGATCGGGATCATCATCGTGATGCTCTTGATCATCTACCGGTCCTTTGTCACGACGCTTGTCACCATGGCCATGGTGTTCGTCGGACTGCTCTCCGCCCGCGGAATCGTCTCCTTCCTCGGCTTCTACGAGGTGTTCGGTCTGACCACCTTCGCCACCAGCATGGTGGTGACACTGGCGATCGCGGCCGCCACGGACTACGCCATCTTCCTGATCGGCCGCTATCAGGAGGCGCGCCGCAACGGGATGGACCGGGAGTCGGCCTACTACGACATGTTCCACGGCACCGCGCATGTGGTGCTGGCCTCCGGTCTGACCATCGCCGGCGCCACGCTGTGCCTGCACTTCACCCGGCTGCCCTACTTCCAGAGCATGGGCATCCCGCTGGCGGTCGGTATGACGATTGTGGTGGCGGCGGCGCTGACGCTGGGCCCCGCCCTGATCTCGATCGTCACCCGATTCGGAAAAGTGTTGGAGCCCAAGCGCGGTGCTCGCGCCCGCGGCTGGCGCCGCCTTGGTGCGGCGACGGTTCGCTGGCCCGGCGCCATCCTGGTGATGGCCCTGGTGCTCTGCATGGTGGGGCTGTTGACCCTGCCCGGCTACCACACCACCTACAACGACCGCATCTATCTGCCCGACGACGTGCCCGCCAACGTGGGCTACGCCGCGGCCGACCGGCACTTCTCCGACGCCAAGATGAACCCCGACCTGGTGATGGTGGAAGCCGATCACGACATGCGCAACCCGGCGGACTTCCTGGTGATCGAGAAGATCGCCAAGGCGCTGACCCGGGTGCACGGCATTGCGTCGGTCACCACGATCACCCGCCCGGACGGCAAGCCGATCAAACACGCCTCGCTGGCGTACACCGTGAGCCAGAGCGGCACCGGGCAATTGATGAACAACGACTTCCAGCAGACGGTCCTGGAGAACACCCTGCAGCAGGCCAACGAGATGCAGGTGACCATCGACTCGATGGAGAAGATGCAGAGCATCACGCTGGAGTTGGCCGACGTCACCCGCCGGATGGCCGACAAGATGGCCGATACGTCGGTGAATCTCAACGAGGTGCGCGACAGCCTGGCCAATTTTGATGATCAGTTCCGCCCCCTGCGCAACTACTTCTACTGGGAGCCGCACTGCTACGACATCCCGATGTGCTGGGCGCTGCGGTCGATCTTCGAGAGCCTCGACGGAATCAGCACCATGTCCGACGACTTCGCGGAGATTGTTCCCGATCTCGAGCGGATGGCTCAGTTGACCCCGCAGATGGCAGCGCTGATGCCGGCGATGATCCAGACGATGAAGAACCAGAAGCAGATCATGCTGAATCAGTACCAGGCGCAGAAGATGCAGCAGGATCAGAACATTGCCATGCAGCAGGACAACACGGCGATGGGGGAGGCGTTCGACACCGCCCGCAACGACGACACCTTCTACCTGCCACCGGAGGCGTTCGAGACCGCTGACTTCCAGCGCGGCATGAAGCTGATGATGTCACCCGACGGCCAAGCGGTGCGCTTCACGGTCTTCCACCAGGGCGACCCGCTCAGCGAGGCCGGCACTGAGCGGATCGAGCCGATGCGTGTCGCCGCCGCCGACGCCATCAAAGGCACGCCGCTGGAAGGGTCCACGGTGTACGTCGGCGGTAGCGCGGCCACCTACAAGGACATGCAGCAGGGCGCGGACTACGACCTGCTGATCGCGGCGGTGGCCTCGCTGATCCTGATCTTCTTGATCATGGTGATCCTCACGCGGGCGGTGGCGGCAGCTGCCGTCATCGTCGGGACGGTGGTGCTCAGCCTCGGCACCTCGTTCGGGTTGTCGGTGCTGCTGTGGCAGCACGTGGTCGGCATCCCACTGGGCTGGATGGTGCTGCCGATGTCGGTGATCGTGCTACTGGCTGTCGGTGCGGACTACAACCTGCTGCTGGTATCACGGATGAAGGAGGAGATCGGCGCCGGGCTCAACACCGGGATCATCCGGTCCATGGCAGGCACCGGTTCCGTAGTGACCGCCGCCGGTTTCGTTTTCGCGTTCACCATGATCGGGATGCTGGTCAGCGACATGATCGTGATCGGACAGGTGGGCAGCACCATCGGTTTGGGCCTGCTGTTCGACACTCTGGTGGTGCGGTCGCTGATGACGCCCTCCATCGCGGCGCTGATGGGCAAGTGGTTCTGGTGGCCGCTGCACGTGCGACCGCGGCCCAAGCCGCAGCCCTGGCCCGCGGCTCGCCCGGCGGAGGTGGTGTCGTGA
- a CDS encoding methionine synthase: MTTTAFAAATGIGSWPGTSARDAAEVVVGELHTLTHLVELPARGVGADLIGRAGALLVDITIDTVPRGYRVATRPGAVARRAVSLLGEDLDALEEAWEKAGLGASQRTVKIQAPGPITLAAQLELGGGHRAITDAGALRDLTESLAEGIAVHRAEVARRLGTTVVVQLDEPSLPAALAGRLTGVTGVTPVHPVDEAAAVELLDIVVAAAGTEVALHCCAADLPWKLLQRSAISAVSVDVTTLQPQDLDGIGEMLQDGTAVMLGVVPAVEPAQRRAVEQVAEEAARITDRLGFNRTVLRERVGITPACGLAGATLAWARTAIGLAQSVADGFEQDPEAI, from the coding sequence GTGACCACTACAGCGTTCGCGGCCGCCACCGGTATCGGCTCCTGGCCCGGCACGTCGGCCCGAGATGCCGCCGAGGTGGTCGTCGGCGAACTGCACACCCTCACCCACCTGGTCGAGCTTCCGGCCAGGGGAGTGGGGGCCGACCTGATCGGCAGAGCAGGTGCGCTGCTGGTGGACATCACCATCGACACGGTGCCGCGCGGCTACCGCGTCGCCACACGTCCGGGTGCCGTGGCCCGCCGTGCTGTCAGCCTGCTCGGGGAAGATCTCGACGCGCTCGAAGAGGCTTGGGAAAAGGCCGGTCTGGGCGCGTCGCAGCGCACGGTCAAGATCCAGGCGCCCGGTCCCATCACTTTGGCGGCGCAGCTGGAACTGGGTGGCGGACACCGCGCCATCACCGACGCCGGTGCCCTGCGCGATCTCACCGAATCGCTGGCCGAAGGCATCGCGGTGCACAGAGCCGAGGTGGCCCGCCGGCTGGGCACCACCGTTGTGGTGCAGCTCGACGAGCCCTCGCTGCCCGCTGCGCTGGCGGGCCGGCTGACCGGCGTCACCGGGGTGACGCCGGTACATCCGGTGGACGAGGCGGCCGCGGTTGAACTGCTCGACATCGTGGTGGCGGCGGCGGGTACCGAGGTGGCTCTGCACTGCTGCGCGGCGGATCTGCCGTGGAAGCTGCTGCAGCGCAGCGCCATCAGTGCCGTGTCGGTCGACGTGACGACTTTGCAGCCCCAGGATCTCGACGGCATCGGCGAGATGCTGCAGGACGGCACCGCAGTGATGTTGGGGGTGGTGCCTGCCGTCGAACCGGCCCAGCGCCGTGCTGTCGAGCAGGTGGCCGAAGAGGCCGCGCGGATCACTGACCGGCTGGGCTTCAACCGGACCGTGCTGCGCGAGCGGGTCGGCATCACGCCCGCTTGCGGACTGGCCGGCGCCACCTTGGCCTGGGCGCGCACGGCGATCGGACTGGCGCAGAGCGTGGCCGACGGTTTCGAGCAGGATCCGGAGGCGATCTAA
- a CDS encoding DUF5078 domain-containing protein: MKRVLMVVLAGMSVLLAAPAAADATDEYPIPSRMLKTTCTVDQYMAAVRDTDPLYYERYIIDYNNKSPDVQKWARDRISWFFSMDYTGRRAYSEETATNAFYETLAWNWPNWAKLFFNNKGVVAHGTEVCMNYPPVDPTVWTW; this comes from the coding sequence ATGAAGCGTGTCCTGATGGTGGTGCTCGCCGGGATGTCCGTGCTGCTGGCCGCGCCGGCAGCGGCCGACGCCACCGACGAGTATCCGATCCCGTCGCGGATGCTCAAGACCACCTGCACCGTCGACCAGTACATGGCCGCGGTGCGTGACACCGACCCGCTGTACTACGAGCGCTACATCATCGACTACAACAACAAGTCCCCCGACGTGCAGAAGTGGGCCCGCGACCGCATCAGCTGGTTCTTCTCCATGGACTACACCGGCCGGCGCGCCTACTCCGAAGAAACCGCCACCAACGCCTTCTACGAGACCCTGGCCTGGAACTGGCCCAACTGGGCCAAGCTGTTCTTCAACAACAAAGGCGTCGTCGCCCACGGCACCGAGGTCTGCATGAACTATCCGCCGGTGGATCCGACCGTCTGGACCTGGTAG
- a CDS encoding cysteine desulfurase family protein, whose protein sequence is MSPATPVYLDHAATTPMHPAAIEAMTAVLGTVGNASSLHTAGRQARRRMEEARETLAGVLGARPSEVIFTAGGTESDNLAIKGIFWARRDADPARRCIVTTAVEHHAVLDAVEWLAEHEGAEVLYLPTQADGSVTAASLREMLTEHGPAVALVTVMWANNEVGTVFPIAELAAVAAEFDIPMHSDAIQAVGQIPVSFAASGLSAMSVAAHKFGGPTGVGALVLRRDAACTPLTHGGGQERDVRSGTPDVAGVVAMATAAEISVGGLEANSARLCALRERLIEGIVAEIDDVVVNGSREARLPGNAHFTFRGCEGDSLLMLLDANGIECSTGSACTAGVAQPSHVLIAMGADAATARGSIRLSLGHTSVDSDVDAALEVLPAAVARARQAALAAAGQVR, encoded by the coding sequence ATGAGCCCCGCCACGCCGGTCTACCTCGATCACGCCGCCACCACCCCGATGCACCCTGCTGCCATCGAGGCCATGACGGCTGTGCTGGGGACGGTCGGCAACGCCTCGTCGCTGCACACCGCCGGCCGCCAGGCCCGCCGCCGGATGGAAGAGGCCCGCGAGACCCTCGCCGGCGTGTTGGGCGCCCGGCCTTCGGAGGTGATCTTCACCGCAGGTGGCACCGAGAGTGACAACCTGGCGATCAAGGGCATCTTCTGGGCGCGCCGCGACGCCGACCCCGCGCGCCGCTGCATCGTCACCACGGCCGTCGAACACCACGCGGTGCTCGATGCGGTGGAGTGGCTGGCCGAGCACGAGGGCGCCGAGGTGCTGTACCTGCCCACCCAGGCCGATGGATCGGTGACCGCGGCGTCGTTGCGCGAGATGCTGACCGAACACGGACCTGCCGTCGCGCTGGTGACGGTGATGTGGGCCAACAACGAGGTGGGCACGGTGTTCCCGATTGCCGAACTCGCGGCGGTGGCTGCCGAGTTCGACATCCCGATGCACAGCGACGCCATCCAGGCCGTCGGGCAGATCCCGGTGAGCTTCGCCGCCAGCGGACTCTCGGCGATGAGTGTGGCGGCGCACAAGTTCGGCGGCCCCACCGGCGTGGGCGCACTCGTGTTGCGCCGCGATGCGGCGTGCACGCCGCTGACCCACGGCGGCGGTCAGGAGCGCGATGTGCGTTCCGGCACACCGGATGTCGCGGGCGTGGTGGCGATGGCCACCGCGGCCGAGATCTCGGTGGGCGGGCTGGAGGCCAACAGTGCGCGGCTGTGTGCGCTGCGGGAACGGCTGATCGAGGGCATTGTCGCCGAGATCGACGACGTGGTGGTCAACGGCTCCCGCGAGGCCCGGCTGCCGGGCAACGCCCACTTCACGTTTCGCGGTTGTGAGGGTGATTCGTTGCTGATGTTGTTGGACGCCAACGGGATCGAATGCTCCACCGGGTCGGCCTGTACGGCCGGGGTGGCGCAACCCTCCCATGTGCTGATCGCGATGGGGGCCGACGCGGCCACCGCCCGCGGATCCATCCGGCTCTCGCTGGGGCACACCAGTGTCGACTCCGACGTCGACGCTGCGCTGGAAGTGCTGCCCGCCGCGGTGGCCAGGGCCCGACAGGCCGCGCTGGCCGCAGCTGGGCAGGTGCGCTGA
- a CDS encoding SRPBCC domain-containing protein, with translation MDRIEKSVELHAPISRVWEAISDSTKFGTWFGMELNGGFVPGAQVSGRIVETSVDEDVAARQRPYVGAPVTLWIDAVEPPHRLAFRWNPLSEPEFADLTTLVEFVLTERGPDTLLEIVESGFDALPAEHRRGTFEGNSEGWELQTRLVAAFLARQG, from the coding sequence ATGGATCGCATCGAGAAGTCCGTCGAATTGCACGCTCCCATTTCGCGCGTGTGGGAGGCCATCAGCGACTCGACCAAGTTCGGAACGTGGTTCGGTATGGAGCTCAACGGCGGTTTTGTGCCGGGAGCCCAGGTGAGCGGCCGGATTGTCGAGACGTCGGTGGACGAGGACGTGGCCGCCCGACAGCGACCGTACGTAGGAGCGCCTGTCACTCTCTGGATCGACGCGGTCGAACCGCCGCACCGGCTGGCGTTTCGGTGGAATCCCTTGTCGGAGCCCGAATTCGCCGACCTCACCACGCTCGTCGAATTCGTCCTCACCGAGCGTGGCCCCGATACGCTGCTCGAGATCGTCGAATCCGGCTTCGACGCGCTACCCGCTGAGCATCGCAGAGGCACGTTCGAAGGCAACTCCGAGGGTTGGGAGCTGCAGACCCGGCTGGTGGCTGCGTTCCTGGCGAGGCAGGGATGA
- a CDS encoding TetR/AcrR family transcriptional regulator produces the protein MTAGDPQASSLRKDAERNRRRIIEAARELCATRGLEATLNEVAHHAGLGVGTVYRRFPTKEALFEAIFLDGIDQLVTLAEAALEAEDSWEGFTGFVWSMCELTATDRGLREIAFSRTHCGNRVDAGRTQLEPRISKLVERAKRDGYLRPELSSTDMPLCGLMTGAVSEYAADVAPDLWRRYVSILLQGMRCQPGQERLAVDALSQGDLHTAMRGWQPGD, from the coding sequence ATGACCGCTGGGGATCCGCAGGCGTCCAGCCTGCGCAAGGATGCCGAGCGCAACCGACGCCGGATCATCGAAGCCGCGCGCGAGCTGTGCGCCACCCGAGGACTGGAGGCCACGCTCAACGAAGTGGCCCACCACGCCGGGCTGGGGGTGGGCACCGTCTACCGGCGCTTCCCCACGAAGGAGGCGCTGTTCGAGGCGATCTTCCTCGACGGCATCGACCAACTCGTCACCCTCGCGGAAGCGGCCCTGGAGGCCGAGGACTCGTGGGAGGGGTTCACCGGCTTCGTGTGGTCGATGTGCGAACTGACCGCCACCGACCGCGGCCTGCGCGAGATCGCGTTCAGCCGCACCCACTGCGGCAACCGCGTCGACGCCGGCCGCACCCAGCTCGAACCGCGCATCTCGAAACTGGTGGAGCGCGCCAAACGCGACGGCTACCTGCGCCCGGAGTTGTCATCGACGGACATGCCGTTGTGCGGTTTGATGACGGGTGCGGTCAGCGAGTACGCCGCCGATGTGGCGCCTGACCTGTGGCGGCGTTACGTCTCGATCCTGTTGCAGGGCATGCGCTGCCAGCCTGGCCAGGAGCGGCTGGCCGTCGACGCACTCAGCCAGGGCGACCTGCACACCGCGATGCGCGGTTGGCAACCTGGCGACTAG
- the mnmA gene encoding tRNA 2-thiouridine(34) synthase MnmA, whose amino-acid sequence MRVLAAMSGGVDSSVAAARMVDAGHDVVGVHLALSSAPGTLRTGSRGCCSKEDAADARRVADVLGIPFYVWDFADKFKEDVIDDFVESYARGETPNPCVRCNERIKFSALSARALALGFDVVATGHYARLSEGRLRRAVDADKDQSYVLAVLSAEQLRHAAFPVGDTPKPQIRDEAARRGLLVADKPDSHDICFIPSGDTQAFLGARIGVRRGSVVDGSGTVLAEHDGVHGFTVGQRKGLGIAGPGPDGKPRYVTSIDAQTGTVHVGDAADLEIWELTGLDPVFTSGTAFAGPVEGEVQVRAHGGLAPAVAEVVDGRLQVRLRSALRGVAPGQTLVFYRPDADGDEVLASATITR is encoded by the coding sequence ATGCGGGTGCTCGCTGCGATGAGCGGAGGCGTCGACTCCTCGGTGGCTGCCGCCCGGATGGTCGACGCCGGACACGATGTGGTGGGGGTGCATCTGGCGTTGTCCTCGGCGCCGGGAACCCTACGCACCGGCTCCCGCGGATGCTGTTCCAAGGAGGATGCCGCCGACGCCCGCCGAGTGGCCGACGTGCTCGGAATCCCGTTCTATGTCTGGGATTTCGCGGACAAGTTCAAAGAGGACGTCATCGACGACTTCGTGGAGTCCTATGCGCGCGGTGAAACCCCGAACCCGTGCGTGCGCTGCAACGAGCGCATCAAGTTCTCGGCGCTGTCGGCGCGGGCGCTGGCGCTGGGCTTCGACGTGGTGGCCACCGGGCACTACGCGCGCCTGTCCGAAGGCCGGTTGCGCCGGGCGGTGGACGCCGACAAGGATCAGTCCTATGTGTTGGCGGTGCTGAGCGCCGAGCAGCTGCGCCACGCCGCGTTCCCGGTGGGGGACACCCCCAAGCCGCAGATCCGCGACGAGGCCGCCCGGCGCGGGCTGCTGGTCGCCGACAAGCCGGACAGCCACGACATCTGCTTCATCCCCTCCGGTGACACCCAGGCCTTCCTGGGCGCGCGCATCGGGGTGCGCCGTGGTTCGGTGGTGGATGGCTCCGGCACGGTGCTCGCCGAGCACGACGGCGTGCACGGTTTCACCGTCGGACAGCGCAAGGGCCTCGGTATCGCCGGCCCCGGGCCGGACGGGAAGCCCCGCTACGTCACGTCCATCGATGCACAGACCGGCACGGTGCACGTCGGTGACGCCGCTGACCTGGAGATCTGGGAGCTGACCGGACTCGATCCGGTGTTCACCTCGGGCACCGCCTTTGCCGGCCCGGTGGAAGGCGAGGTCCAGGTGCGGGCGCACGGCGGGCTGGCCCCTGCGGTGGCCGAGGTGGTCGACGGGCGCCTACAGGTTCGGTTGCGCTCCGCGCTGCGCGGAGTGGCACCGGGGCAGACGCTGGTGTTCTACCGGCCCGATGCCGACGGCGACGAAGTGCTGGCCAGCGCCACCATCACGCGCTAG
- a CDS encoding ArsR/SmtB family transcription factor, giving the protein MSSAALFGALGDPHRLRIVTHLCESGPRSTLQVAQVISLSRQATTKHLELLSAAGVVGSAKQGRERIWTVDPAPLAEAGDYLAELSARWDHALGRLKAFVED; this is encoded by the coding sequence ATGAGCAGCGCGGCGTTGTTCGGCGCACTGGGCGACCCACACCGGCTGCGGATCGTCACCCACCTTTGCGAGAGTGGTCCGCGGTCCACTCTGCAAGTGGCGCAGGTGATTTCACTGAGTAGGCAGGCCACCACCAAACACCTGGAGCTGTTGTCGGCCGCCGGGGTGGTGGGTAGCGCCAAGCAGGGAAGGGAACGGATCTGGACCGTTGATCCCGCCCCTCTTGCCGAGGCCGGTGACTATCTCGCGGAGCTCTCGGCCCGCTGGGACCACGCCCTCGGTCGACTGAAGGCGTTTGTGGAGGACTGA
- a CDS encoding lysophospholipid acyltransferase family protein yields the protein MTAGAADAGRRSVVALRTTLRVMLTMALIPGLPLLAVPMPGRSHLQRGYCRLVLRCLGVRITVSGGPIRNLRGVLVVSPHVSWVDIFAIGAVMPGSFVARADLIEWPALGRLARLMKVIPIERSSLRRLPDVVAAIAARLRAGHTVVAFPEGTTWCGLAYGPFRPAMFQAAIDSGRPVQPLRLGYHHRDGRTSTVPAFIGEDTLLSSIRRLIVARRTIACVHVESLQLPVGDRRSLAARCEVAVRGTSLPAHRHGHALAA from the coding sequence ATGACGGCCGGCGCCGCCGACGCGGGCCGGCGCAGCGTGGTGGCGCTGCGCACCACCTTGCGGGTGATGCTGACCATGGCGCTGATCCCGGGGTTGCCGCTGCTGGCGGTGCCGATGCCGGGGCGCTCGCACCTGCAGCGCGGCTACTGCCGGTTGGTGTTGCGCTGTCTGGGGGTGCGCATCACAGTGTCCGGCGGACCGATCCGCAACTTGCGGGGCGTGCTGGTGGTCAGCCCGCACGTGTCCTGGGTGGACATCTTCGCCATCGGCGCGGTGATGCCCGGCTCCTTCGTGGCCCGCGCCGATCTCATCGAGTGGCCCGCGCTGGGCCGGCTGGCCCGGCTGATGAAGGTGATCCCCATCGAGCGCTCCAGCCTGCGCCGGCTCCCCGACGTGGTGGCCGCCATCGCCGCGCGGTTGCGCGCCGGACACACCGTGGTCGCGTTCCCCGAGGGCACCACCTGGTGTGGCCTGGCCTACGGTCCGTTCAGGCCGGCGATGTTCCAGGCCGCCATCGACTCCGGCCGGCCGGTGCAGCCGCTGCGGCTGGGCTACCACCACCGCGACGGGCGCACCTCGACCGTCCCGGCGTTCATCGGCGAGGACACCCTGCTCAGCTCCATCCGCCGGTTGATCGTGGCGCGCCGGACCATCGCATGCGTGCATGTCGAATCGCTGCAGCTGCCGGTCGGCGACCGCCGCAGTCTGGCCGCTCGCTGCGAGGTAGCTGTGCGAGGCACGTCACTGCCTGCACACCGGCACGGGCACGCGCTGGCTGCCTGA